In Heterodontus francisci isolate sHetFra1 chromosome 30, sHetFra1.hap1, whole genome shotgun sequence, a genomic segment contains:
- the upk3b gene encoding uroplakin-3b, which yields MKSLVQVLLLFALCSAGYGVPEDVAYTPEIVPERVVGRITQTTVALEQPLCVFNRTETTCVNCEVWLVVANTTGVSGFDAIKNGLVTPGQWTYLNAFTGQNGFYLTVRTQRSAYPCPTAVASGQIFALRVGSEVPCITPNCNAPLPSGGTFRVKYILINPAVTIANVVGETRWSGDIKLLSAVAPNDIDTRPGRRTGGMVVITTILAILLFLLLALFAAMLAMVCCKKSGVSDFPEPVTTFGSLRKYHTHSLQKQQDVIAPKGKM from the exons TTCCAGAGGATGTCGCTTATACCCCTGAAATTGTGCCAGAAAGGGTAGTAGGCAGAATCACTCAAACAACAGTTGCACTTGAACAGCCGCTCTGTGTGTTTAACCGTACTGAAACTACCTGTGTGAACTGTGAAGTTTGGTTGGTCGTGGCTAATACAACCG GAGTTTCGGGCTTTGATGCCATTAAAAATGGCCTTGTGACTCCTGGTCAGTGGACCTACCTAAACGCTTTCACTGGACAGAATGGTTTTTACCTCACTGTTAGAACACAGAGAAGTGCTTACCCTTGTCCAACAGCCGTTGCTTCTGGTCAGATCTTCGCTTTGCGAGTCGGGTCAGAAGTGCCCTGTATAACTCCGAATTGCAATGCACCGTTACCTAGTGGTGGGACATTCAG AGTGAAGTACATATTGATTAATCCTGCTGTAACTATTGCCAATGTTGTTGGGGAAACAAGATGGTCAGGAGATATCAAGCTGCTCAGCG CTGTGGCTCCCAATGACATTGACACCAGGCCTGGACGTCGCACCGGGGGGATGGTTGTCATAACGACAATACTCGCCATTCTGCTCTTCCTGCTTTTGGCACTGTTTGCGGCCATGCTCGCCATGGTTTG TTGTAAAAAATCTGGCGTGTCTGATTTCCCTGAACCTGTGACTACATTCGGCTCCCTCCGAAAATACCACACTCACAGCTTGCAGAAACAACAGGATGTCATTGCTCCAAAGGGCAAGATGTAA